aaaaagaaaacaaaagcgTAAATTTGTTTTCCACACAGATTAACATGTACCTCATGAGCAGGAGCATTTGATATGTTAGGAATGGGAGCAGCAGTCAATTCCGCATGAGATCCGTTAAAAATACGATTACAATCAGAGTAAGCAGAGCCAATGCCGACACCAGCACCTAAAGCAACAGATGCCCAGCGAGTCACCGGAGTCCCTGATTTATATTTGCAAATAAAGGAAGTCAGAAATCAACTTTCAATTCAATGTATCACACGTGAATTACATTTACTTGCAAGGAAACACACTTCAATTCTTATAAGTCATaataatcaataaaagaaaatcatCGCATAGATTTGAAAGTTCAATAACTGACTATTAAACAAGCACTAAGCTGGCCCTGTAAgttaaaattaaatctaatcTAACTCGGCCACATCATACGATCAAATTAGACTAAAACTACATACAATAATTTGTTGAATCCATTTCTCCAAATTATTAACTGACATCTAAACAGCTAAGCAAATAGCAAGCACATAGATAAAGCACAAAACTGAATTAGTTTCTAACCTAATAGAAAAccataaatttcaatttaaaatttataatgcaagaaaaagaaaacctaattaaataacttaaaCAACAACAGCAATTACTTTCATAGGAACACTATAAACAAACTACAGCAGCAAACagagtaataataataataagagaGATAGAACTGACTGAAGAAAAGGAGACCGCTAAAAGCACCGGCCAGGGATGAGTAAACGAAACGACGAACCGTCAGATCGAGACACGCGTCCCATTTGGCGTTCACGTCGACCTTCTCTGCCATTTATATTTGCTTCAATCGTGTTCCTCTATTCTCGTCTTCCTGTCTTTCACTGTCACttcaatctaattttttttaggattttGCTGGAAACTTTGAATTGAACTGCAACATTCTGTTCTGTGTTTttctaataaaattgaaatgtgGCTTAGCCCAATTCAATGCATTCGCTAAATTAGGCTCATACTTTGGGTACTATCTGTTTTGTTCTTTGGGCTGAAATGTAGCTTAGCCCAATTCAATGCATTTGCCAAATTGGGCTCACACACTTCGGGTGTCTGTTTTGTTCTTGAAAAATTACCTCTatatctcattttttaaaattttgctgaaATATTccttttatctttaatttatcAATTAGTTACCAATAATTACTAATAAACTATCAAAAAAGAGTATTTATATAAAGATTTCaaaaaatgagatatttttaaaaatacccTTTGTTCTTTGATTCGAAGGGGAAATTGGACTATTGGACTATAGTTTACTCAATTGGATTACTGAAATTTTtgcattaattaatttttctccCATTTCAGCTTCGCTTTCATcttttttgaattatatttaaatCTTGATGTCATGTTGTTTAATAAATCATGCAAGCACAAGCATGACTTGTTTGAGGAAACACTTTCTAGCTACCTATGAATGATTTTATGTCTATGTGAAGTGCATTCCTTTCATCAAATGCTTCTTTTggttttacaaaataaatattttcataaaaaaattcaaaatcaacaacaataaaTGCAAGAGAAAAAATTCACCAGCTCCATTTTGCGTGCGTGTAAGTAGAGTACctccatatttttattttaaagatattacATCCACTAACAGTACTTGTCTATGGATTCTCAAATTTTTCATAGATGCTTCAAGAGTCATTAAATGTGCTTCCGTCGGAGGTGCGAATTTATACTATTATTGatcatggatttgttttgtagaagCATGTGCGTATAACCTGACTGAAAATCGATAACACtcatttggattatttaaagCTTCTTCTTCCTTTGATGCTCATGTTTTGCTGCAGTTCAAAATGACACCAGGTACTTTTTGAACATCTGTTGTTTGCCcatgtataaactgttttgatgtttaaaaacttGAATTTTATGACTTTATTGATAATTATTATCGTTCGTTGTCGTTTGGATTCCCATTcaaattttatgaataataaatGAAAGGATTAcactgaaatttatttttagcaaCTAAGTTATTTCATAACATCGGACATTTAAAAGAGTTGAAAAATGTAGTTTTATAACTCAAAAATCTGGATATAATTATATCCTTATACAAAATTTTAaggaatataattataaattctaaaaaaaaaggaatataattataatttaaattcacagagttataataattatttttttatttatgacaaacaatatcttattttatttgttaacaTATAATTTTTGCTTTATAACTTTTCACTTTATTTAGTGTCttactttataaatgtttcttctaatattttaatattaaataaacaagaataattaatatatttaaattattattttaaataaaatatgatttgctaaaataattaaatttataataacatAACTAACGATATCGATAATATTATtagttgtatatatatatatattagtatgaaaaaattacaatttttttatataatatatagtcAAATAAATAcatgagaaattttaaattagttttagttatatTAGTTATagtgtaaatttaattattattttaaaataattattacttattgttgaaattgataatatattgataaacatattaaaaagtgaaataacatcaaaatacagatataaaagttataaaaatcaATAAAGTAAAATTACAAGAGACAATTTTACCCCAAAAGAAATTATAGATCCTTTTTCAAGAGTTGAAAACTATTagt
This region of Mercurialis annua linkage group LG1-X, ddMerAnnu1.2, whole genome shotgun sequence genomic DNA includes:
- the LOC126664838 gene encoding MICOS complex subunit MIC10-like, producing the protein MAEKVDVNAKWDACLDLTVRRFVYSSLAGAFSGLLFFRTPVTRWASVALGAGVGIGSAYSDCNRIFNGSHAELTAAPIPNISNAPAHEVGHE